One Terriglobales bacterium genomic region harbors:
- the rpsI gene encoding 30S ribosomal protein S9, protein MAEQVQYYGTGRRKSSVARVYLRPGDGQFTVNGRAFNEYFVTDAQRSQAKQPLVLSETAGTFNVVANVSGGGVNGQAGALKLGVARALLVFNAELRKKLKAEGFLSRDSRAKERKKYGQKGARKRFQFSKR, encoded by the coding sequence ATGGCAGAACAGGTTCAGTACTACGGGACGGGACGGCGGAAATCGAGCGTGGCTCGGGTGTATCTGCGTCCCGGTGACGGCCAGTTCACGGTGAATGGCCGCGCCTTCAACGAATATTTCGTCACCGACGCCCAGCGCAGCCAGGCTAAGCAGCCCCTGGTGCTGAGCGAGACCGCGGGCACCTTCAACGTGGTGGCCAACGTCTCCGGCGGGGGCGTGAACGGCCAGGCCGGCGCGCTGAAGCTGGGGGTGGCACGGGCCCTGCTCGTGTTCAACGCTGAGCTGCGCAAGAAGCTGAAGGCCGAGGGCTTCCTCTCCCGCGACTCGCGCGCCAAGGAGCGCAAGAAGTACGGGCAGAAGGGCGCTCGCAAGCGCTTCCAGTTCAGCAAGCGGTAA